Proteins from a single region of Haliaeetus albicilla chromosome Z, bHalAlb1.1, whole genome shotgun sequence:
- the LOC138683903 gene encoding polycomb group RING finger protein 2-like yields the protein MDCDVPERWIVTTRPSLLEFGPRASASRLVPTLQLSGFARSGVSSEAFAEQVLVLGSGSCFLQLSTPNLRAVQGSSPALPGSGSRGTQEARSQQQSVTPAAAAPVTGSSSTSPAPPSPPQHVGTMAAELDNRCPICLDSWEEASYVMPCLHQFCYACILRWAESKPECPLCKRNVTSILHSVQADDNFKEHVVAPPPVPSVAVHLAGGAPGHPAAHNQPSAAQPLPRAPVGSLHPHVWASLFQEDPALLRPVMLWLRQELWLFFEGGRWETAAARRLVLSSLHLFGLDEETLFQLLRGALGEYTRTFVRQLIDTIVERCGGEARRRVGLEDARAAEEREGSPAAAPGPAASQRGSPAPSPAPSSSRGTAEAEELPSTSSAALRGGPGSPPSAPVPTHREHDEPQEDPEEAVPGPSAPSQGSELSPGGPRRAPKRRAGSPRASSPPNKRPPHRPQ from the exons ATGGACTGTGATGTCCCCGAGCGATGGATTGTTACCACGCGTCCCTCCCTGCTTGAATTCGGGCCCCGAGCCTCAGCCAGCCGGCTCGTGCCCACACTCCAGCTGAGCGGGTTCGCGAGGTCTGGAGTGTCGAGCGAGGCCTTTGCTGAGCAAGTGCTGGTGTTGGGCTCGGGCAGTTGTTTTTTGCAGCTCTCCACGCCCAACCTCAGAGCCGTCCAAGGATCTTCCCCGGCCCTGCCAGGTTCAGGCAGCCGGGGCACCCAGGAGGCACGCTcgcagcagcagag CGTGACACCCGCTGCTGCAGCGCCGGTGACAGGGAGCAGCTCAAcgtccccagctccccccagcccaccgcAGCACGTGGGGACCATGGCCGCGGAGCTGGACAACCGCTGTCCCATCTGCCTGGACAGCTGGGAGGAGGCCAGCTACGTGATGCCGTGCCTCCACCAATTCTGCTATGCATGCATCCTGCGGTGGGCTGAGAGCAAGCCCGAGTGCCCCCTCTGCAAGAGGAACGTCACCTCCATCTTGCACTCGGTGCAGGCGGACGACAACTTCAAGGAGCACGTTGTCGCACCACCTCCAGTGCCATCAGTTGCCGTCCACCTGGCAGGAGGTGCTCCTGGCCATCCAGCCGCCCACAACCAGCCATCAGCTGCACAGCCGCTGCCCAGGGCTCCTGTGGGCAGCCTCCATCCCCACGTCTGGGCATCCCTCTTCCAAGAGGACCCAGCTCTGCTCCGGCCCGTGATGCTCTGGCTGCGACAGGAGCTGTGGCTCTTCTTCGAGGGTGGCCGCTGGGAAACAGCTGCAGCGCGGAGGCTCGTCCTGTCCAGCCTGCACCTCTTCGGCCTGGACGAGGAAACCCTGTTCCAGCTGCTGCGGGGTGCCCTGGGCGAGTACACGAGGACCTTTGTGCGCCAGCTGATCGACACCATCGTGGAGCGGTGCGGCGGGGAGGCACGACGCCGGGTGGGCCTGGAGGACGCCCGTGCTGCCGAGGAGCGGGAGGGCAGCCCTGCGgctgcccccggccccgctgcctcccaAAGGGGGtctcctgcccccagcccagccccctcCAGCAGCCGTGGCACAGCCGAGGCAGAAGAGCTCCCCAGCACCTCATCGGCTGCCCTTCGTGGGGGTCCTGGCagccctccctctgcccctgtTCCCACCCACAGGGAGCACGACGAGCCACAGGAGGACCCAGAGGAGGCTGTGCCCGGGCCCTCCgctcccagccagggcagcGAACTCTCCCCCGGGGGACCCCGGAGAGCCCCAAAgaggagggctggcagccctcGGGCCTCCTCACCTCCGAACAAGAGGCCACCCCACCGGCCACAGTAG